In Excalfactoria chinensis isolate bCotChi1 chromosome 5, bCotChi1.hap2, whole genome shotgun sequence, a single genomic region encodes these proteins:
- the CNTF gene encoding ciliary neurotrophic factor has protein sequence MAAADTPSATLRHHDLCSRGIRLARKMRSDVTDLLDIYVERQGLDASISVAAVDGVPAAAAERWAEQTGTQRLLDNLAAYRAFRTLLAQMLEEQREQLGDADAELGPALAAVLLQVSAFTYHLEELLELESHGTPAEEGSEPPAPPRLSLFEQKLRGLGVLRELAQWAVRSVRDLRQLAKHGPGSGTAVGLPESQ, from the exons ATGGCGGCGGCAGACACCCCTTCAGCCACCCTCCGGCACCACGACCTGTGCAGCCGCGGCATCCGCCTGGCCAGGAAGATGCGCTCGGATGTCACCGACCTCCTGGACATCTAC GTGGAGCGGCAGGGCCTGGACGCCTCCATCAGCGTGGCGGCGGTGGATGGGGTGCCGGCGGCGGCAGCGGAGCGCTGGGCCGAGCAGACGGGCACCCAGCGCCTCCTGGACAACCTGGCAGCCTACCGGGCTTTCCGCACGCTGCTGGCAcagatgctggaggagcagagggagcagctgggagatGCCGATGCTGAGCTGGGCCCAGCGCTGGCGGCTGTACTGCTGCAGGTCTCGGCCTTTACCTACcacctggaggagctgctggagctggagagcCACGGGACCCCTGCTGAGGAGGGCTCCGAGCCCCCCGCACCCCCACGCCTCAGCCTCTTTGAGCAGAAGCTGCGGGGCCTGGGGGTGCTGCGGGAGCTGGCCCAGTGGGCCGTCAGGTCGGTGCGGGACCTGCGGCAGCTCGCCAAGCACGGCCCGGGCAGCGGCACAGCAGTGGGTCTGCCCGAGAGCCAGTGA
- the MPEG1 gene encoding macrophage-expressed gene 1 protein: MVWVLRVVLLAQALAMAVAEVERPQEPLSSVGFQDCKKTLKLPSLEVLPGGGWDNLRNLDMGRVIDLSYSLCKTTEDGSYIIPDDIFTIPRKQSNLDINSEIIESWKDYKSITSASINLELSLFSAINGKFSYDFQQAKTHQVQEKAIITRVQVRNLVYTAKIDPGAGLDKGFKKQLLTIASHLENNQTRMADFLSEVLVLNYGTHIITSVDAGASLVQEDQIKDTFLKDSWAKRSSITASAAVAFHSIVNVKTEESQGTSSAFTKQYLENRTNSRVESIGGTPFYPGITLKTWQEGISNQLVAIDRSGLPLYFFITPSTLPELPSPTVKKLAKRVEMAIRRYYTFNTYPGCTDAASPNFNFHANADDGSCAGTMTNFTFGGAFQECTGLAGPDTNELCRVLEQKNPLTGAFSCPTSYRPVLLGMQEREEGHSHLECHNKCTLGIFCHRVCRDVFWLSRAQFRAYWCVASGPVPPDSGYLFGGLFSSRSINPLTGAQSCPAHYFLLKLFDDLRLCVSQDYEGGSQYAVPFGGFFSCQTGNPLGGQHQGTAEDPYAKRCPTGFSQHLALISDSCQVEYCVQAGIFTEGSLPPARLPPFTRPPTNLPAIDTVLVSSGDGESAWVRDGTGRAWRLAKPIEIQQAAEMVRGRALTGGEVAGVTAAVVVGLVTILAMVCYGRWRYRRRGYLPMGERARLPVESPGDSTAVNMGEGHQQEPAGLTE, translated from the coding sequence ATGGTCTGGGTGCTAAGGGTGGTCCTCCTCGCCCAGGCCCTGGCTATGGCAGTGGCAGAGGTCGAGCGGCCCCAAGAGCCACTGTCCTCTGTGGGGTTTCAGGACTGCAAGAAGACCCTGAAGCTCCCAAGCCTAGAAGTCCTCCCTGGGGGAGGCTGGGACAACCTCAGGAATTTAGATATGGGCAGGGTCATAGATCTGAGCTACTCGCTGTGTAAGACCACTGAAGATGGGTCCTACATCATCCCAGATGACATCTTTACCATTCCTCGCAAGCAGAGCAACCTGGACATCAACTCTGAGATCATTGAGTCCTGGAAGGATTACAAAAGCATCACCTCTGCCTCCATCAACCTGGAACTGTCCCTCTTCTCTGCAATCAACGGCAAGTTTTCTTATGACTTCCAGCAGGCCAAGACCCACCAAGTGCAGGAGAAGGCGATCATCACTCGCGTACAGGTCAGGAACCTGGTTTACACTGCCAAGATTGACCCAGGAGCAGGCCTGGACAAGGGTTTCAAGAAGCAGCTGTTGACCATTGCCAGCCACCTGGAGAACAACCAGACTCGGATGGCTGATTTTCTGTCTGAGGTGCTGGTGCTCAACTATGGCACCCACATCATCACCTCCGTAGATGCTGGAGCCAGCTTGGTCCAGGAAGATCAGATCAAGGACACCTTCCTGAAGGACAGCTGGGCCAAGCGGAGCTCCATCACCGCCTCAGCCGCTGTGGCCTTCCACAGCATAGTCAATGTGAAAACTGAGGAGTCCCAGGGCACCAGCTCTGCCTTCACCAAGCAGTACCTGGAGAACCGCACCAACTCCAGGGTAGAGAGCATCGGCGGGACCCCTTTTTACCCAGGCATCACCCTTAAGACCTGGCAGGAGGGAATTAGCAACCAGCTGGTGGCTATTGACCGCTCGGGGCTGCCTCTGTACTTCTTCATCACCCCCAGCACCCTGCCAGAGCTACCCAGCCCCACGGTGAAGAAGCTGGCCAAGCGTGTGGAGATGGCCATCCGCCGCTACTACACCTTCAACACTTACCCTGGCTGCACTGATGCTGCCTCACCCAACTTCAACTTCCACGCCAATGCCGACGACGGCTCCTGTGCAGGGACCATGACCAACTTCACCTTCGGGGGAGCCTTCCAGGAGTGCACCGGGCTGGCCGGCCCAGACACCAATGAACTGTGCCGGGTACTGGAGCAGAAAAACCCCCTCACCGGGGCTTTCTCCTGTCCTACCTCTTACAGACCCGTGCTGCTGGGCATGCAGGAGCGGGAGGAAGGCCACAGCCACTTGGAGTGCCACAACAAGTGCACCCTGGGCATCTTCTGCCATCGTGTGTGCAGGGATGTCTTCTGGCTCTCCCGGGCGCAATTTAGAGCTTACTGGTGTGTCGCAAGTGGCCCAGTGCCCCCAGACTCGGGCTACCTCTTTGGGGGGCTGTTCAGCAGCCGCAGCATCAACCCCCTCACCGGTGCCCAGTCCTGCCCTGCACATTACTTCTTGCTGAAGCTCTTCGATGACCTCAGGTTGTGCGTGAGTCAGGACTATGAAGGAGGCAGCCAGTATGCGGTGCCCTTCGGGGGCTTCTTCAGCTGCCAGACAGGGAACCCCTTAGGGGGTCAGCACCAGGGTACTGCCGAGGACCCCTATGCCAAGCGCTGCCCCACAGGCTTCAGCCAGCACTTGGCACTGATCAGCGACAGCTGCCAGgtggagtactgcgtccaggctGGCATCTTCACAGAGGGTTCGCTGCCACCTGCACGCCTACCACCCTTCACCCGACCCCCTACCAACCTGCCAGCCATTGACACCGTGCTGGTgagcagtggggatggggagagCGCCTGGGTGCGGGATGGGACGGGCCGCGCGTGGCGGCTGGCAAAGCCCATTGAGatccagcaggcagcagagatgGTGAGGGGCCGGGCACTGACGGGGGGTGAGGTGGCTGGCGTGACTGCAGCAGTGGTGGTGGGGCTTGTGACCATCCTGGCAATGGTCTGCTACGGTCGCTGGAGGTACAGGAGAAGGGGGTACCTGCCTATGGGTGAAAGGGCCAGGCTGCCTGTGGAGAGCCCAGgggacagcactgcagtgaacaTGGGTGAGGGGCACCAGCAAGAGCCAGCAGGGCTCACAGAATAA
- the LOC140253319 gene encoding scavenger receptor cysteine-rich type 1 protein M130-like: MLVHELSVWVMMVPARVLGLLLCVQLCKGSEELRLVDGGGRCAGRVEVNHKGEWGSVCSYDIQWGVEEASVVCRQLGCGTVVNAYPYPPFGKGKGRIWLHSYLCEGTEATLQDCPHFGWGTHFCGHEWDVGVICSEALELRLADGGGPCEGRVEAKLRGRWGTVADEAWNMNHAEVVCQQLGCGSAAHTTYTWEILIEHIPLMLVNINCMGNEKAIWDCSIRGWGPYNTIYDHNASVVCQGFSRLVGGDSECSGRLEVRQGQAWVSVCHGHVDLMAAQVVCRELGCGTELAIYGTGQLGPAEGSFWDGSFECNGTELLLSSCAQQPPHIQNCTQPAAIICSPYSRFRLEDGGSDCAGRVEVEARGVWGPLCATAWDLPDAHVLCHHLGCGSAISIPPPGHFGVGRGRLRSDALSCRGSERHPGECPVEVLGQPACPPGHTAGVSCSGVAEPLQLHGGESRCDGRLEVAVRPGVWARVPVGLWDNGTATVACRQLGCGVPEKIYAVPDNGSGPMELQELRCVGTEELLAQCNASGMTTEPSKSPAGLAIACSGSKQLRLAGSPRRCAGRVEVYSEGTWGTVCQDTWSLQDANVACGQLGCGWALEAPGSERFGPGTGTLWPGAGRCSGSEDALWHCPSPVQRGCRRGGGAGVVCSGLLDLRLTGESSRCSGHLEVLHEGMWGHVCANDTSPATAAAVCRQLGCGHGGSLAAFPAEGSGPAWLSWVSCEEGARSLWHCPSAPWQLQECGDAGITYIKCDEDTGDRSEATSPAPALTHTTVPLQTAAPRSVSSLTVLCVLLGTLLCLALATLAVQAHRTRALCQGHGKDAASEAVYEELDYNLIPEYREVPSHTGGTLSQGSGKRVSDHSGDGAEESDLQVSPASPAQPQRSPSHGYDDAVAVPEASPSPHPGDAPAQPPEDTGYDDVGVSTLGTSL, translated from the exons ATGCTGGTCCATGAGCTGAGCGTGTGGGTCATGATGGTGCCTGCCAGGGTGCTGGGACTGCTcctctgtgtgcagctctgcaagg GCAGCGAAGAGCTGCGGCTGGTGGATGGTGGTGGGCGCTGTGCTGGACGGGTGGAGGTGAACCACAAGGGTGAATGGGGCTCCGTCTGCAGCTACGACATCCAGTGGGGCGTGGAAGAGGCCAGTGTGGTGTGCcggcagctgggctgtggcacGGTAGTCAATGCATACCCATATCCCCCATTTGGGAAGGGCAAGGGACGCATCTGGCTGCATTCCTACCTCTGTGAAGGCACTGAGGCCACCCTGCAGGACTGCCCCCACTTCGGCTGGGGCACCCATTTCTGTGGCCACGAATGGGATGTTGGGGTGATCTGCTCAG AGGCACTGGAGCTGAGGCTGGCTGACGGCGGGGGACCCTGTGAGGGGAGAGTGGAGGCAAAGCTGCGGGGACGCTGGGGCACTGTAGCTGACGAAGCCTGGAACATGAATCATGCTGAGGTGGTGTgtcagcagctgggctgtggctcAGCTGCTCACACTACGTATACATGGGAAATTTTGATAGAACACATTCCGCTGATGTTGGTCAATATCAACTGCATGGGGAATGAGAAGGCCATTTGGGATTGCAGCATTCGGGGCTGGGGTCCATACAATACTATTTATGATCATAACGCCTCTGTGGTCTGCCAAG GGTTCTCCCGACTGGTCGGAGGGGACAGTGAGTGCTCAGGGAGGCTGGAGGTGCGGCAGGGCCAGGCCTGGGTCAGCGTCTGCCATGGCCATGTGGACCTCATGGCTGCTCAGGTtgtctgcagggagctgggctgcgGGACAGAACTGGCCATATATGGGACTGGGCAACTTGGACCAGCAGAAGGCTCATTCTGGGATGGTTCCTTTGAGTGCAATGGCACCGAGCTCCTACTGTCCTCTTGCGCACAGCAGCCTCCCCACATCCAGAACTGCACCCAACCCGCTGCTATCATCTGCTCCC cctACAGCAGGTTCCGGCTGGAAGATGGAGGCTCAGACTGTGCTGGGCGGGTGGAGGTGGAGGCACGAGGGGTGTGGGGGCCCCTGTGTGCCACTGCCTGGGACCTGCCCGACGCCCACGTCCTCTGCCACCACCTGGGATGCGGCTCTGCCATCTCCATTCCGCCTCCAGGCCACTTTGGGGTGGGTAGAGGAAGGCTGCGGAGTGACGCCCTCAGCTGCAGGGGGAGCGAGCGGCACCCGGGCGAGTGCCCTGTGGAGGTGCTGGGGCAGCCCGCATGCCCCCCCGGGCACACTGCCGGTGTCAGCTGCTCAG GTGTTGCCGAGCCCCTGCAGCTCCACGGTGGGGAGAGCCGCTGCGATGGACGGCTGGAGGTGGCCGTGCGCCCTGGAGTCTGGGCCCGTGtgcctgtggggctgtgggacaACGGCACTGCCACTGTGGCGTGCCGGCAGCTGGGCTGCGGTGTGCCTGAGAAAATCTATGCTGTGCCGGACAATGGCTCCGGCCCCATGGAGCTACAGGAGCTGCGCTGCGTTGGCACcgaggagctgctggcacagtgtAACGCCTCAGGGATGACCACGGAGCCCAGCAAGAGTCCTGCGGGTTTGGCCATCGCCTGCTCAG GAAGCAAGCAGCTGAGGCTGGCGGGCAGCCCTAGGCGCTGTGCCGGCAGGGTGGAGGTGTACAGCGAGGGCACCTGGGGCACCGTCTGCCAGGACACCTGGAGCCTGCAGGATGCAAACGTTGCCTGCGGCCAGCTGGGCTGTGGATGGGCCCTGGAGGCACCTGGATCCGAGCGCTTTGGGCCTGGCACTGGCACGCTGTGGCCGGGTGCTGGGCGCTGCTCTGGGTCAGAGGATGCTCTCTGGCACTGCCCATCCCCGGTGCAGCGTGGCTGTCGGCGTGGTGGCGGTGCAGGCGTTGTGTGCTCAG GGCTGCTGGACCTGCGGCTGACGGGGGAAAGCAGCAGATGCAGTGGGCACCTGGAGGTGCTGCATGAGGGGATGTGGGGTCATGTTTGCGCCAATGACACCAGCCCTGCCACAGCCGCTGCCGTCTGCCGACAGTTGGGATGTGGCCATGGGGGGAGTCTGGCAGCCTTCCCTGCAGAGGGCTCAGGCCCCGCATGGCTGAGCTGGGTGAGTTGTGAGGAGGGGGCCCGCTCCCTCTGGCACTGCCCCTCGGCAccctggcagctgcaggaatgTGGCGACGCCGGCATCACCTACATCAAATGTGACGAGGACACCGGGGACAGGAGTGAGGCcaccagcccagccccag ctctcacCCACACCACTGTCCcgctgcagacagcagcaccaaGGAGCGTGTCATCGCTCACGGTGCTGTGCGTGCTCCTGGGGACGCTGCTGTGCCTGGCCCTGGCCACCCTGGCAGTGCAGGCACACCGTACACGGGCCCTGTGCCAAG GCCACGGCAAGGATGCTGCCTCCGAGGCTGTGTATGAGGAGCTTGACTACAACTTGATTCCTGAGTACCGGGAGGTGCCCAGCCACACAGGTGGGA CCCTGTCCCAGGGCTCAGGGAAAAGGGTGTCCGATCACAGTGGGGATGGTGCAGAGGAGAGTGACCTGCAGGTGTCCCCAG CCtcccctgcccagccccagcgCAGCCCCTCGCATGGCTACGATGATGCTGTGGCTGTTCCGGAGGCGtctccctctccccaccccGGGGatgccccagcacagccccccgAGGACACGGGCTACGACGACGTTGGTGTCAGCACCCTGGGGACATCGCTGTGA
- the DTX4 gene encoding E3 ubiquitin-protein ligase DTX4 produces the protein MLLASAVVVWEWLNEHGRWRPYSPAVSHHIEAVARAGPRSGGSVVLGQADSRLAPYIIDLQSMHQFRQDTGTIRPVRRSYYDLSSAPGKGVVWEWENDSGSWTPYDMDVGITIQRAYEKQHPWVDLSTIGFCYVIDFATMGQINRQTQRKRRVRRRLDMVYPLVSGTLPKSQSWPASPGAAAAPSAPACACPQCLLVMSVKAAVSAGGLGAATLQPRKAPPVPPVAPKAPGAKVPDGTATVRGSLKPLGSQGVRWQAASTPALSPAGPAPSPPGAGSSKAARPSLGTLNRSHLQRLAIAQSRVLIASGVPTVPVKNLNGSSPVNPALAGITGILMSAAGLPVCLTRPPKLVLHPPPVSKSEIQSIPGISHTCRKTTKKQAKKGKAPEEVLKKYLQKVRHPPDEDCTICMERLSAPSGYKGPQPAVKPDLVGKLAKCGHIFHLHCLVAMYNNGNKDGSLQCPTCKTIYGVKTGTQPPGKMEYHIIPHALPGHSDCKTIRIIYNIPPGVQGPEHPNPGKSFTARGFPRHCYLPDSEKGRKVLKLLLVAWDRRLIFAIGTSSTTGESDTVIWNEIHHKTEFGSNLTGHGYPDINYLDNVLAELAAQGITEESLAQEKD, from the exons ATGCTGCTCGCCTCCGCCGTGGTGGTGTGGGAATGGCTGAACGAACACGGGCGGTGGCGGCCCTACAGCCCGGCCGTCAGCCATCACATCGAGGCGGTGGCCCGCGCCGGGCCGCGGTCGGGAGGCAGCGTGGTGCTGGGCCAGGCTGACAGCCGCCTGGCGCCCTACATCATCGACCTGCAGTCCATGCACCAGTTCCGCCAGGACACCG GCACCATCCGCCCCGTGCGGCGCAGCTACTATGACCTGTCCTCAGCACCGGGCAAAGGTGTCGTATGGGAGTGGGAGAATGACAGCGGCTCCTGGACTCCCTACGACATGGATGTGGGCATCACCATCCAGCGTGCGTACGAGAAACAGCACCCCTGGGTGGACCTCAGCACCATCGGCTTCTGCTACGTGATCGACTTTGCCACTATGGGCCAGATCAACAGGCAGACCCAGCGCAAGCGCCGCGTCCGCCGCCGCCTCGACATGGTGTACCCCCTGGTGTCGGGCACCCTGCCCAAGTCGCAGTCCTGGCCGGCCAGCCCTGGGGCGGCAGCGGCCCCCTCGGCCCCCGCCTGTGCCTGCCCCCAGTGCCTCCTGGTGATGAGCGTCAAAGCTGCCGTGTCAGCTGGCGGCCTGGGGGCTGCTACCCTGCAGCCTCGCAAAGCTCCCCCTGTTCCTCCCGTTGCCCCCAAGGCTCCGGGTGCCAAGGTGCCTGACGGCACGGCCACAGTGCGTGGATCGCTGAAGCCTCTGGGCTCACAAGGTGTGCGGTGGCAGGCAGCCAGCACGCCTGCCCTGAGCCCAGCCGGCCCTGCCCCAAGTCCCCCCGGTGCGGGCAGCAGCAAGGCGGCCCGGCCCAGCCTCGGCACTCTGAACCGCAGCCACCTGCAGCGCCTGGCCATCGCCCAGTCCCGTGTGCTTATTGCCTCGGG GGTCCCCACTGTCCCTGTAAAGAACCTCAATGGCTCCAGCCCTGTGAACCCAGCTCTGGCAG GCATCACAGGGATCCTGATGAGTGCGGCCGGGCTGCCTGTCTGCCTGACGCGGCCCCCCAAGCTGGTGCTTCACCCCCCGCCTGTCAGCAAGAGCGAGATCCAGTCCATCCCCGGCATCTCCCACACCTGCCGCAAGACCACCAAGAAGCAGGCCAAGAAAG GTAAAGCTCCAGAAGAGGTGCTGAAGAAATACCTGCAGAAGGTGCGGCATCCGCCAGATGAG GACTGCACCATCTGCATGGAGCGGCTCTCGGCACCGTCCGGCTACAAGGGCCCTCAGCCGGCCGTCAAGCCTGACCTGGTGGGGAAGCTGGCCAAGTGTGGCCACATCTTCCACCTCCACTGCCTGGTGGCCATGTACAACAACGGCAACAAG GATGGCAGCCTGCAGTGCCCAACCTGCAAAACCATTTATGGGGTGAAGACGGGGACACAGCCCCCAGGGAAGATGGAGTACCACATCATCCCTCACGCACTGCCTGGCCACTCTGACTGCAAAACCATCCGTATCATCTACAACATCCCCCCGGGGGTGCAG GGACCGGAGCATCCAAACCCGGGGAAGAGCTTCACTGCCCGTGGCTTCCCACGGCACTGCTACCTGCCCGACAGCGAGAAGGGCAGGAAG GTACTGAAGTTGTTGCTGGTAGCCTGGGACCGGCGCTTGATTTTTGCCATCGGGACCTCCAGCACCACGGGTGAGTCAGACACGGTGATATGGAATGAGATCCACCACAAGACGGAGTTTGGCTCCAACCTTACCGGCCACGGTTACCCTGACATCAACTACCTGGACAATGTCCTGGCTGAGCTCGCAGCCCAGGGCATCACGGAGGAGAGTCTGGCGCAGGAGAAGGACTGA